The following proteins are encoded in a genomic region of Haloarcula salinisoli:
- the thsA gene encoding thermosome subunit alpha produces MGNQPMIVLSEESQRTSGKDAQSMNITAGTAVAEAVRTTLGPKGMDKMLVDNSGSVVVTNDGVTILDEMDIEHPAANMIVEVAQTQEDEVGDGTTTAVVIAGELLSKAEELLDQDIHATILAQGYRQAAEKAKEILEENAIDVDADDTETLEKVAGTAMTGKGAESSKDLLGELVVRAVQSVADDDGTVDTDNIQIETVVGGATDESELVEGVIIDKERVHDNMPFAVEDADIALLDTAIEVPETELDTEVSVTDPDQLQEFLDQEEKQLKEYVDQIAATGADVVICQKGIDDMAQHYLAQEGILAVRRAKKSDIEALSRSTGARIVSNINDIEADDLGFAGSVAQKDIAGDERIFVEDVEDARAVTMILRGGTEHVVDEVERAIEDSLGVVAATLEDGKVLPGGGAPETQLALGLRDYADSVGGREQLAVEAFADAIDVIPRTLAENAGHDPIDSLVDLRSKHDAGNQTFGLDAYSGEVVDMEEDGVVEPLRVKTQAIESATEAAVMILRIDDVIAAGDLKGGQGDDDEDEGPGGPGGAGGMPGGGMGGMGGGMGGMM; encoded by the coding sequence ATGGGCAACCAGCCCATGATCGTACTCTCCGAGGAGTCCCAGCGGACATCCGGGAAGGACGCCCAGTCGATGAACATCACGGCGGGCACAGCCGTCGCCGAGGCCGTTCGGACCACACTCGGTCCGAAGGGCATGGACAAGATGCTCGTCGACAACTCCGGGTCCGTCGTCGTCACGAACGACGGCGTCACCATCCTCGACGAGATGGACATCGAGCACCCGGCCGCCAACATGATCGTCGAAGTCGCCCAGACCCAGGAGGACGAGGTCGGGGACGGCACGACGACGGCGGTCGTCATCGCGGGTGAACTGCTGTCGAAGGCCGAGGAGCTTCTCGACCAGGACATCCACGCCACCATCCTGGCCCAGGGGTACCGCCAGGCCGCCGAGAAGGCAAAGGAGATTCTCGAAGAGAACGCCATCGACGTCGACGCCGACGACACCGAGACCTTAGAGAAGGTCGCCGGCACGGCGATGACCGGCAAGGGCGCCGAGTCCTCGAAGGACCTGCTGGGCGAGCTCGTCGTCCGCGCGGTCCAGTCCGTCGCCGACGACGACGGCACGGTCGACACCGACAACATCCAGATCGAGACCGTGGTCGGCGGCGCCACCGACGAGTCCGAACTCGTCGAGGGCGTCATCATCGACAAAGAGCGCGTCCACGACAACATGCCCTTCGCCGTCGAGGACGCCGACATCGCGCTCCTGGATACGGCTATCGAGGTCCCCGAGACCGAACTCGACACCGAGGTCTCGGTCACGGACCCCGACCAGCTCCAGGAGTTCCTCGACCAGGAAGAGAAACAGCTCAAGGAGTACGTCGACCAGATTGCTGCCACTGGCGCCGACGTCGTCATCTGCCAGAAGGGCATCGACGACATGGCCCAGCACTACCTCGCACAGGAGGGCATCCTCGCAGTGCGCCGCGCCAAGAAGTCCGACATCGAGGCCCTCTCGCGCTCGACGGGCGCCCGCATCGTCTCGAACATCAACGACATCGAGGCCGACGACCTCGGCTTCGCCGGCTCCGTCGCCCAGAAGGACATCGCTGGCGACGAGCGAATCTTCGTCGAGGACGTCGAGGACGCTCGCGCTGTCACGATGATTCTCCGCGGCGGCACCGAACACGTCGTCGACGAAGTCGAGCGCGCCATCGAGGACTCCCTCGGCGTCGTCGCCGCCACGCTGGAGGACGGCAAGGTCCTCCCCGGCGGCGGTGCTCCCGAGACCCAGCTCGCGCTCGGCCTGCGTGACTACGCCGACTCCGTCGGTGGGCGCGAACAGCTCGCCGTCGAGGCCTTCGCCGACGCCATCGACGTCATCCCGCGCACCCTCGCCGAGAACGCGGGTCACGACCCCATCGACTCCCTCGTGGACCTGCGCAGCAAGCACGACGCCGGCAACCAGACCTTCGGGCTGGACGCGTACTCCGGCGAGGTCGTCGACATGGAGGAAGACGGCGTTGTTGAGCCGCTCCGTGTCAAGACCCAGGCCATCGAATCCGCCACCGAGGCGGCCGTGATGATCCTGCGCATCGACGACGTCATCGCCGCGGGCGACCTCAAGGGTGGCCAGGGCGACGACGACGAAGACGAAGGGCCTGGCGGGCCCGGCGGCGCAGGCGGCATGCCCGGCGGCGGCATGGGCGGCATGGGCGGCGGCATGGGCGGCATGATGTAA
- a CDS encoding pyridoxamine 5'-phosphate oxidase family protein, whose amino-acid sequence MTVDSLEAFGMRRMDGDDIERTLSSESVGVLGVPTDGAPMLRPLSYWFDGEDALYFVYVLGGESEKQALSDQAGAARFLVYNVEAQFNWRSVLLTGTIGAVSAPEREALEERMDVAWQPELFERAAEARRDAPRTEAESEANRGGATTAIYRFDIDDRAGIKQLELPPELRAPDSSGRLE is encoded by the coding sequence ATGACAGTCGACAGTCTCGAAGCCTTCGGGATGCGGCGGATGGACGGCGACGACATCGAGCGAACGCTCTCGAGCGAGAGTGTCGGCGTGCTGGGCGTCCCGACCGACGGCGCGCCCATGCTCAGGCCGCTTTCCTACTGGTTCGACGGCGAGGACGCGCTGTACTTCGTCTACGTGCTCGGCGGGGAGAGCGAGAAGCAGGCGTTGTCCGACCAGGCTGGCGCCGCGCGGTTCCTCGTCTACAACGTCGAGGCCCAGTTCAACTGGCGCAGCGTGCTGCTGACTGGGACCATCGGAGCAGTCTCGGCCCCAGAGCGGGAGGCGCTCGAAGAGCGGATGGACGTTGCCTGGCAACCAGAGCTGTTCGAACGAGCCGCCGAAGCGAGGCGCGACGCGCCTCGAACCGAAGCGGAGAGCGAAGCGAACCGCGGAGGAGCGACGACGGCCATCTATCGGTTCGATATCGACGACCGGGCCGGTATCAAACAGCTCGAACTGCCGCCGGAACTCAGAGCGCCCGACTCGTCGGGTCGGCTGGAGTAG
- a CDS encoding ferredoxin, with protein sequence MKIEYDRDTCIGMFQCVAEWDGFERDEDAGKAVLVDGEETDEDIFVQEVPEDAEFDAKFAARVCPVDAIAVYDDDGEQLIP encoded by the coding sequence ATGAAAATCGAATACGACCGGGACACCTGCATCGGGATGTTCCAGTGTGTCGCGGAGTGGGACGGGTTCGAACGCGACGAGGACGCCGGCAAGGCAGTCCTCGTCGACGGTGAGGAGACCGACGAGGACATCTTCGTCCAGGAGGTGCCCGAGGACGCCGAGTTCGACGCGAAATTCGCCGCCCGGGTCTGTCCGGTCGACGCCATCGCGGTGTACGACGACGACGGCGAGCAACTGATTCCATAG
- a CDS encoding MATE family efflux transporter, producing MDRRSLGSLLSRLVRAVPALLSRAGFVDRQKATEATDLAAPVMVTGGLRILLRLADFLMVGIALGDAAIAGLELGFQYYFVGFGLSLAISSGTISVVSRLQGGDRPDRADLAVKQSLWLALLLSAPLTLVSWLYPEALVGVLSSDPTTIEYGATYLSIVMLSMAPRFWSMVASRALAGSADTRTPMYVRLLTLPTNVALNGLLIFGVGPFPELGIAGAAWGTAIANTLAAAIFLGLLASSRYAVQLPLRGPQFDLGLLREIVRVALPLTGMRLLQTFARFPFLFILGVLGTPTLAAYAIGRRVMLLALMPAWGYATAASTLVGQQLGSGDEESASDYGWQTLRVALAVQLAVAAVLVAFARPIVSLFGTAYPALAAQFVRVFGLLVAGFSVSRTMRGSLRGAGDTRWPLYGTILGGYCFRLPVAMLALPASFVVTVPLVGLSVSPGLGLGLPAIFVALVGDFYLKAAVNTGRFWTGKWRAVARESAVGTGDD from the coding sequence ATGGACCGCCGTTCGCTCGGCTCGCTCCTGAGCCGACTCGTCCGCGCCGTCCCGGCGCTGCTTTCCCGTGCCGGCTTCGTCGACCGGCAGAAGGCCACGGAGGCGACAGACCTGGCCGCACCGGTGATGGTCACCGGCGGCCTGCGCATCCTGCTGCGGCTCGCGGACTTCCTGATGGTCGGTATCGCGCTCGGTGACGCGGCCATCGCCGGCCTGGAACTGGGCTTTCAGTACTACTTCGTCGGCTTCGGGCTCTCGCTTGCGATATCCTCGGGGACCATCAGCGTCGTCTCGCGGCTCCAGGGGGGCGACCGGCCCGACCGGGCGGACCTGGCGGTCAAGCAGTCGCTGTGGCTGGCGCTCCTACTCTCGGCGCCGCTGACGCTGGTCTCGTGGCTCTACCCCGAGGCCCTCGTGGGCGTGCTCTCGAGTGACCCGACGACGATAGAGTACGGGGCGACCTACCTCTCTATCGTGATGCTGTCGATGGCCCCGCGGTTCTGGAGCATGGTCGCCTCGCGGGCGCTGGCCGGCAGCGCGGACACCCGCACACCCATGTACGTCCGCCTGCTGACCCTGCCGACGAACGTCGCGCTCAATGGGCTCCTCATCTTCGGGGTCGGCCCGTTTCCGGAACTCGGTATCGCCGGCGCGGCCTGGGGCACCGCCATCGCCAACACGCTCGCGGCGGCCATCTTCCTCGGCCTGCTGGCCTCGAGTCGCTACGCGGTCCAGTTGCCCCTTCGGGGACCCCAGTTCGACCTCGGCCTGCTCCGTGAAATCGTTCGGGTGGCCCTGCCGCTGACGGGGATGCGCCTCCTCCAGACGTTCGCCCGCTTTCCCTTCCTGTTCATCCTTGGCGTGCTCGGGACGCCGACGCTCGCGGCCTACGCCATCGGCCGCCGCGTGATGTTGCTCGCGCTCATGCCCGCGTGGGGGTACGCCACGGCCGCGTCGACGCTCGTCGGGCAGCAGCTGGGCTCCGGCGACGAGGAGTCGGCCAGCGACTACGGCTGGCAGACGCTCAGAGTGGCCCTCGCCGTTCAGCTCGCCGTCGCCGCCGTCCTCGTCGCCTTCGCCCGCCCCATCGTCTCGCTGTTCGGTACGGCGTACCCCGCCCTTGCCGCCCAGTTCGTCCGCGTCTTTGGCCTGCTCGTCGCTGGCTTCTCCGTCTCCCGGACGATGCGGGGGAGCTTGCGTGGCGCCGGCGACACCCGCTGGCCGCTCTACGGCACGATACTTGGGGGCTACTGCTTCCGGCTGCCGGTCGCGATGCTCGCGCTCCCGGCGTCGTTCGTCGTCACCGTGCCGCTGGTGGGGCTTTCCGTCTCGCCAGGTCTGGGGCTCGGGCTGCCCGCCATCTTCGTCGCCCTCGTCGGGGACTTCTACCTGAAGGCGGCGGTGAACACGGGTCGCTTCTGGACCGGAAAGTGGCGTGCTGTTGCGAGGGAATCGGCCGTTGGGACGGGTGACGATTAG
- a CDS encoding PQQ-binding-like beta-propeller repeat protein produces MTRGSGGTEQWRFETGDWVKSSPTVVDGTVYVGSYDDCVYALSASDGTEQWRVETGDSVRSSPAVADGTVYVGSQDGYVYALSASDGTEQWRFETGGQVVSSPTVADGTVYVGSQDGNVYALDVTDGAERWRFEASHDVTASPAVVDGTVYVGSQDMVGDPANSLVDFYALDAADGHQRWSHGTRFTSPGSATVADDTVLVATDSGILYGLAVGDGAVRWPVRATDSAEPTVVRGQSIPAVADDTVFVAAGSELHALSLSALGTDRSALRWRYEADLTISSSATVAGDAVFVGSSDGRVYGLDAADGTERWRFRTDDMVYSAPTVVDGTLYVGSTDGRVYALGAGVLGSSRDTRVRQRILGHHDR; encoded by the coding sequence ATGACCAGGGGTAGTGGCGGCACCGAGCAGTGGCGCTTCGAGACTGGCGACTGGGTGAAGTCGTCGCCGACAGTCGTGGACGGGACGGTGTACGTCGGTAGCTACGACGACTGCGTCTACGCGCTTTCCGCGAGCGACGGGACCGAGCAGTGGCGCGTCGAGACGGGCGACTCGGTCCGGTCGTCGCCGGCCGTCGCCGACGGAACAGTGTACGTCGGGAGTCAGGACGGGTACGTCTACGCGCTTTCCGCGAGCGACGGGACCGAGCAGTGGCGCTTCGAGACGGGCGGCCAGGTCGTCTCGTCCCCGACTGTGGCCGACGGGACGGTATACGTCGGGAGTCAGGACGGGAACGTCTACGCGCTCGATGTGACTGACGGGGCCGAGCGGTGGCGTTTCGAGGCGAGCCACGACGTCACGGCGTCGCCGGCGGTCGTCGACGGGACGGTGTACGTCGGGAGTCAGGACATGGTCGGCGACCCGGCGAACTCTCTCGTGGATTTCTACGCGCTCGACGCGGCCGACGGCCACCAGCGCTGGAGTCACGGGACCCGATTCACCAGCCCGGGCTCGGCGACAGTCGCGGACGACACCGTACTTGTCGCGACGGACAGCGGCATCCTGTACGGGCTGGCTGTCGGGGACGGCGCGGTGCGCTGGCCGGTCCGTGCGACCGACTCGGCGGAACCGACGGTCGTCAGGGGCCAGTCGATACCGGCCGTCGCCGACGACACCGTCTTCGTCGCCGCCGGCTCGGAACTGCACGCGCTCTCGCTGTCGGCGCTGGGAACGGACCGCTCGGCGCTCAGATGGCGCTACGAGGCCGACCTGACCATCTCCTCGTCGGCTACGGTCGCCGGCGACGCCGTCTTCGTCGGGAGTTCGGATGGGCGGGTCTACGGCCTCGACGCCGCCGACGGCACGGAGCGATGGCGGTTCCGGACCGACGACATGGTGTACTCGGCGCCGACGGTGGTCGACGGGACGCTGTACGTCGGGAGCACGGATGGCCGCGTCTACGCGCTGGGCGCGGGTGTCCTGGGGTCGAGCCGCGACACGCGGGTCCGCCAGCGGATACTCGGTCACCACGACCGGTGA
- a CDS encoding KH domain-containing protein, with protein MKHVKIPQDRIGVLIGEGGETMREIEERAEVRLDIDSEDGSVKIDSVGDPVTGLKGPDIVKAIGRGFKPEDALALLDDDMMMFEMIDIEAAARNKNDLRRQKGRLIGEGGRTRELMQELTGAAVVIYGSTLGIIGGPEQVDAVREAAEMLLDGAPHGSVYSFLERKHNEMKHKGLEYHQFTG; from the coding sequence ATGAAACACGTGAAGATACCGCAGGACCGGATCGGTGTGCTGATCGGCGAGGGCGGTGAGACGATGCGCGAGATAGAGGAGCGTGCGGAAGTGCGTCTCGACATCGATTCCGAGGACGGCTCCGTCAAGATAGACTCCGTCGGCGACCCCGTGACCGGGCTGAAGGGGCCGGACATCGTGAAGGCCATCGGCCGCGGGTTCAAGCCAGAGGACGCCCTGGCGCTGCTGGACGACGACATGATGATGTTCGAGATGATCGACATCGAGGCGGCCGCCCGGAACAAGAACGACCTCCGCCGGCAGAAGGGGCGACTCATCGGCGAGGGCGGCCGGACTCGCGAGCTGATGCAGGAGCTGACCGGCGCCGCCGTCGTCATCTACGGCTCGACGCTTGGCATCATCGGCGGGCCCGAACAGGTCGATGCGGTGCGGGAGGCCGCCGAGATGCTACTCGACGGGGCGCCCCACGGCTCGGTCTACTCCTTCCTCGAACGCAAGCACAACGAGATGAAACACAAGGGTCTGGAGTACCACCAGTTCACCGGCTGA
- a CDS encoding ATP-binding protein: MNQLEELRAEDEGRSASTDEGILLDQLEEVESRLLAFGEGLGGNPDDVTDLPFTEEAGLDHMPEPLYVRHDTEMLNQVTSWLLQDQHIGLVSPYGTGKSAFREIVLRDLDKHDDFVVTHLDNPRETTARSLYQTILEAAYAAGYSVNPGRYSQVRNGIPWATVEAKEAVHEIVGRVREDGKTLLLVVDEIEVLTADLLSPLQVAGDAGVRLFLTGTPEGKRRVAEIRGTLDSRLRYYEHIDPFSPDDIAEYIARSLAYFRDEAYNGQAPDLFTREAIEDIHERTEGNPREVRIECRELFTRAAFVWYRTGQDIDRIQVTPELRHRRFGMGY; this comes from the coding sequence ATGAACCAGCTCGAAGAGCTCCGTGCCGAGGACGAGGGCCGGTCGGCGTCGACGGACGAAGGCATCCTGCTCGACCAGCTCGAAGAGGTCGAGAGCCGGCTGCTGGCCTTCGGCGAGGGGCTGGGCGGGAACCCCGACGACGTGACCGACCTGCCCTTCACCGAGGAGGCGGGGCTCGACCATATGCCCGAGCCGCTCTATGTCCGTCACGACACGGAGATGCTGAACCAGGTGACGTCGTGGCTGTTGCAGGACCAGCACATCGGTCTCGTGAGCCCCTACGGGACCGGGAAATCCGCCTTCCGGGAGATCGTCCTGCGCGACCTCGACAAGCACGACGACTTCGTCGTCACGCATCTGGACAACCCCCGGGAGACGACGGCTCGGTCGCTGTACCAGACGATACTGGAGGCGGCCTACGCGGCGGGCTACTCGGTCAATCCGGGCCGGTACTCGCAGGTCCGGAACGGCATCCCGTGGGCGACGGTGGAGGCGAAAGAGGCGGTCCACGAGATAGTCGGGCGCGTACGAGAAGACGGGAAGACCCTGTTGTTGGTCGTCGACGAGATAGAGGTGCTCACCGCCGACCTGCTGTCGCCGCTGCAGGTGGCCGGCGACGCCGGCGTCCGGCTGTTCCTGACCGGCACCCCCGAAGGCAAGCGCCGCGTCGCCGAGATTCGGGGGACGCTGGACTCGCGGCTTCGCTACTACGAACACATCGACCCCTTCTCGCCCGACGACATCGCCGAGTACATCGCCCGCTCGCTGGCGTACTTCCGCGACGAGGCCTACAACGGCCAGGCGCCGGACCTCTTTACCCGCGAGGCCATCGAGGACATCCACGAACGGACCGAGGGCAACCCCCGCGAGGTCCGCATCGAGTGTCGCGAACTCTTCACGCGAGCGGCCTTTGTCTGGTACCGCACCGGCCAGGACATCGACCGGATTCAGGTCACCCCCGAACTTCGCCACCGCCGCTTCGGGATGGGCTACTAG
- a CDS encoding pentapeptide repeat-containing protein, translating to MVDRCRYEWPAECLRVERRAEETAQAACCARPVADGADRCSLHAPEIAAEDSAIAAAPGDRGPSRGRRGPFTELFDGATLAGCTLRGAALAGVALRGADLRGATLTEADLRGASLRESDLREANLAGADLTDATLRDADLRGANLEGADLTDANLRATDARDANLRRATMVEVKLYRADMHKAYLGRADLTDANVESADLTKAYLGRAELTGAVLGRATLTRASLQGADLTDASIGRATLRRTTLYKAVLTDAYLGRTDLRGANCNSAELDGANLAQVDLGGANLRDANCAGVNLGRAEVSGANLRNVDLTGANLREATLSDSVLDRASLGGAICRDAKLEGVQLDGATLHGATFRNADMADASLEATHGARLTLREADLSGATLAEADLPAVDCWGTDLTDADCRGARLGGGDLRDSVLTDITVSQGTRCGEQTSAEAAADDAGAWDAIARAYNDLKGAYSEAGLVGKARRQHVLERRARGYEARANGSVTGYVQLRDGRPSVTPGQGNLAAYGAYLGSWASRVTTGFGVRPFRLTVWMLVLFAVAAVAYELDPGITEPIYYSVVTFTTAPPVDSEPTIPLVDAIALIETFGGTLLIVLLGYILGNRERF from the coding sequence ATGGTCGACCGGTGCAGGTACGAGTGGCCGGCCGAGTGCCTGCGGGTCGAGCGGCGGGCAGAGGAGACCGCCCAGGCCGCCTGTTGTGCGCGCCCGGTCGCGGACGGGGCCGACCGCTGCAGCCTGCACGCGCCCGAAATAGCGGCCGAGGACAGCGCCATAGCGGCGGCCCCGGGCGACCGTGGGCCATCGAGAGGACGGCGTGGGCCCTTTACCGAGCTGTTCGACGGGGCGACGCTTGCCGGCTGCACACTGCGCGGGGCGGCCCTCGCTGGGGTCGCCCTTAGAGGGGCCGACCTCCGCGGTGCGACGCTCACCGAGGCCGACCTCCGCGGGGCCTCGCTCCGCGAGAGCGACCTGCGGGAGGCGAACCTGGCGGGCGCGGACCTGACCGACGCCACGCTCCGCGATGCCGACCTACGGGGGGCGAACCTGGAAGGTGCAGACCTCACCGACGCGAACCTGCGGGCGACAGATGCACGCGACGCGAACCTCAGGCGAGCGACGATGGTCGAGGTGAAACTGTACCGGGCCGATATGCACAAGGCCTACCTCGGCCGGGCGGACCTGACCGACGCGAACGTCGAGAGCGCCGACCTGACGAAAGCCTATCTGGGCCGGGCGGAGCTGACCGGGGCGGTGCTGGGTCGGGCCACGCTGACGCGGGCGAGCCTGCAGGGCGCGGACCTCACCGACGCCTCTATCGGGCGGGCGACACTGCGGCGGACGACGCTCTACAAGGCTGTCCTGACCGACGCGTATCTCGGCCGGACGGACCTGCGGGGCGCGAACTGCAACAGCGCCGAGCTCGACGGTGCGAACCTCGCACAGGTCGACCTCGGGGGAGCGAACCTCAGAGACGCAAACTGCGCCGGCGTGAACCTCGGCCGAGCTGAGGTGAGCGGGGCGAACCTCCGCAACGTCGACCTGACCGGGGCGAACCTGCGGGAGGCGACGCTCAGCGACAGCGTGCTCGACAGGGCGAGCCTGGGCGGGGCCATCTGCCGGGACGCCAAACTCGAGGGCGTCCAGCTCGACGGCGCGACGCTGCACGGCGCGACGTTCCGGAACGCCGACATGGCCGACGCCAGTCTCGAAGCCACCCACGGCGCCCGACTGACACTCCGGGAGGCCGACCTGTCCGGTGCGACGCTGGCCGAGGCCGACCTCCCCGCGGTAGACTGCTGGGGCACGGACCTGACTGATGCGGACTGTCGCGGCGCGCGGCTGGGCGGTGGCGACCTCCGCGACAGCGTCCTGACGGACATCACCGTGAGCCAGGGGACCCGGTGTGGGGAACAGACGAGCGCCGAAGCTGCGGCCGACGACGCCGGCGCGTGGGACGCTATCGCCCGGGCCTACAACGACCTGAAAGGTGCCTACAGCGAGGCCGGGCTGGTGGGAAAGGCCCGCCGACAGCACGTCCTCGAACGCCGTGCCAGGGGGTACGAAGCCCGCGCGAACGGGTCGGTGACCGGCTACGTGCAGCTGCGCGACGGACGGCCGAGCGTGACCCCCGGACAGGGCAATCTCGCTGCCTACGGGGCCTATCTGGGCTCGTGGGCGTCCCGCGTGACGACCGGCTTCGGCGTGCGCCCGTTCCGTCTCACCGTGTGGATGCTGGTGCTCTTTGCCGTCGCAGCGGTGGCTTACGAACTGGACCCCGGCATCACCGAGCCCATCTACTACAGCGTGGTGACCTTTACGACGGCGCCGCCGGTGGACAGCGAGCCGACGATACCACTCGTCGACGCCATCGCCCTCATCGAGACCTTCGGCGGGACACTGCTCATCGTGTTGCTTGGCTATATCCTCGGGAATCGCGAGCGGTTCTGA